A stretch of DNA from Salmo trutta chromosome 12, fSalTru1.1, whole genome shotgun sequence:
AGGCTTGGTACTGTAGTGTTTTGAAGAAGTTAAGGCCCACCTGGAACATGGCCGGTGTAGGAGGGCAGCAGGCCCCGGTGGGAGGGGTAGACAGTGGGGATGGAGGGCAGGGCTCCTGATTCCTCCCCAGGGAGTTGCAGGGAGGTGGGgtccctcctcatctccttcccAAACTGAACCAGAGCCTTGTTGGTGGTGATGGGGTAGCCCGTCCCAATCAAGAAGCGAGATTTGGGCACATACCCTGTGAAACCTGAATACATGCCCAAATGGAAGATCTAGTCAATACAAAGGGACTCCTATACAGTTGATTGTGCTGCACACTAAAGCAAACAGTATCACATGAGGTATTTCAAATGGTACCTCTGGCATACTGTAGCTACCTGAGATGAAGTACTTGTGTGGACTGCTGTCTGCCATGAAGTACGGAGAGCCTTTGGGCTTCCAGGGGTCCATGGTCTTGTAGGGGGCTGGCTCTTTAGAGATGGCTGTCAGAGGGGTTCTCAGTCTCCGAGGCTGGAGGGGATAGATAGAATGATAGACAGACACTATGGTTGAGACAGAAGGTATTCAAGCTTCTGGCTCCTACCCAAGGCCCTATCCCAGACTATAGACGTGTGATTATAAAAGGAGATTTTCTCCCATGGTATTAATGTGACATTTTTATAATTCAATCAACTTCTAATGCGGGTGCATGGGATTTGTTGGATTATAGTCGGTGTAGTTTCATTGCATCCAATGGCAGTGTCTGCGATAAAGTAATGCAATGAGCcccttgtggatttgacagctctaacacagttccacctctgacaccCCCAAAACAGCGCTATATGAATGTCAATCTGATTGAATCTATCCCATGACTGATCTGAATCTGTGGGTGGTCTATGATTGGAGTGCTCTCCAGGTTGTGCACCTGGCCTCGTTTAGACAGTGAGTTATACATGACACTGACACAGGATCTCAGCATGGATTATTAAACAGGgatgaccctgtgtgtgtgtgggtggggcgAGCATGCATGCataagtgagagagagcgagagattagAGCTTGTTACTTTAAACTCTGAGATGGTGTTGTTGCTGACAAGCGGTATTGCTGATGCCAGGCGAGCCCTCTGCTGGTCCCGGTCAAACTCAGACAGGGCCTCGCGACACGTCTCGGCATACGTATGGGAGAAGTAGTTCTGGCTTTTGGGAACAAAGCCTGTAAAAGACACCAGAGTCAACACAATGCAAAACATACTTTACAGAAGAGAAGGGGTTCTGCTTAATGTATGAAAGCTGAGCAACAGTGTGTTTACCAGTGTATCCAGGTATCATCCTCTCCAGATTCCTACGTTCTCCATGGTGGCTCCTCCAGATCTCGTCCCGTGGgcccgtgtctgtctctgtggagGGGAAGCAGCCCGTGTGGAGGACCAGGCGACGTGAGCGCGACACCTCCGGAGAGGACAGCAACTTGGCGGTCAGTTGGCCGTAGGTCTTCCCCAGGTGGTACTTCAGCTGGGGGCAGTAACCTGCATACCTGAGGACAGAGAGGTGGTGAGGATTCTGACTAGATTTTAAACAAGGCTTTTTGGATTTATTCTCTGTCATGTTGACAGTAGTATAAATAATTGAAACCTATTACCATATCCATATCAAAGTCTGGCTTTATTGAGGTGAAAGGTGACTATGGATCTCAGGTAGTTAGTTTGAGCTGTGTTGTGTTCATGTCAGCAAGTTCAGCCTCTGAATTGAACCTTTCTGGGTACCGTTGCCATGGGTGATGGCTTAGAGCACTGACTTGCTCTTTCTTCCTCAAGGAAATTTCGTGTAGGTTTGTGAAAATGTGTATGTTAATTCCTTAGGCCTATAGTAGGCCGAATGTATGTTATGTGTAATGAGAGAAAGGGCGAAATTATCAAGTAAAAACGTATGCGCAAGCATAAAATCTATGGATTTACGCACGAATAGCCTACTCATTAATGCATAATTGAAAAGGCTAGAATGTAGTAATTTCTCTATACATAGCACACCATGTATGTAATACAAATAAAGCGTAATATTGCACACATATAATTACAGTATTTAATTAATTGATTTGCTAAAATACAAAAGCAAAGCAGTAGTGTGAATTACCTACCCCGGTATGTAGTGCGGATCAGGTGTCACCAGCACCTTACTGAATTTGGGGGGGAATTCCTCCATGTTGGCCATACTGTACCTCTGAACCGGACTCGAGATCTGGGGCCGGGGGGCTGACAGTCACGCACTTTCTAGTGTTTGCGGGTGGTTGTCAGGATGTGGACTGCGCGCAGAGATATGTCGACAACGTCTAGACCAGGTCAAGGATCCATTATTCCGTCATTTCATTGTTGCCATTGTGAAGGTCATCTGCTCGCCTTTTGCCCCCAACATTTTAAAGCttgttgtgtactgtactgtactgtaggctacagctTGTTGCTTCATTCTGCGGTGGTAAATACGCACCGCCCTCACACATTCCCATACACCTTATGGTCAAACAGGTCTCAAGTGTCATTTGAATAAACAAACCAGTCTATCCTTCCTAATAGTTATTTCGCATATTCAATAggcttattttattatttttctctTATTCGATACTATAGCcaggtttattttttatttttttacacaaacCCTCCTGGTTTTGTTTTTTAGCCACCTAAAAATTAATTCACCCACTTTTAATGATCAGATCTTACATTTGCCTATGAGAAAATAGATAAATACATgaaatgattaattaattattcATTTTGAAATAAAATTAGATATTTGAAAGGTTATCAAGTTTGTGGCATGAAAGTATACTGGTCTATAGCGACACCTGGTGAATTACAGCAGCATTGCAGCATTGGCTGGGATATTTCCTTGTGTAGAATAAAATACTAATAGCGAAAAGGTCGAACTTCTCATTTGTACTCCTCTTTTTTAACATCATATTCCAAAGTGAAAATTGCATTTCACATCATTGTTTACAGGTACTGATTCTGCCTGTACACTGACACAAAACAAATAGTGAAAATCCTAATTTCAAATAAGTGATCGACAGCCTACTGTATGTGTAGGCTATGCTTAGGCTGCTCAGATAGGTCACAGCCTCTGGAGTTGTAGACTATGTACAAACTtaatgttaaaagcactgtgtgtttAACTAGCTCCACAGCCTTTTCTTAGGTAAGTTGCCAAAATAATAATTTCtagttgaatgaacatatgagacaatttgagcaaaaacattattttaagttGACTGAATTTGTCTACGTTTTCCCATGTTGGAGCAAAGTTTGGGCCAGTGGTAGCTTTGGAGGGCCAGTGGGAAGGGGGTGGCTCTGGAGATTCCCTCACCCTTTCAGGGACAACTTCCATGTCTAAATCTGACATGGGGACACTGGTGCAGTCTGATACTGAGGATTCTGGGGTGGAGATAACCAGCTCTGAggcttctctcccttcctcccctccgtCTGTGTCCAAGTGTAATATAGCTATTGATCCTGTCTCAACTTCATTCAGGGAGGAGGatgctctcctgtcctctctctgccaTCCTTCTGCTCCTCTTCTTCCCTGTCCCTCTGCCTCAGGACCAGGGCTCAGGGGCACAGGGAGCTGGCTGTGGTCATGCACCGAAAAGTCGAGCAGGCACTGCGGAGGACAGACAAGCGGCAGGTCCTGAGGCATGGCGAGAGAGACGCCGTGCCACGACGGCAGTGTCACATGGCTTCACTACCCTCAATGCACTCAGTGACCCATAACCAGAGGGCAGGTCACAGGTCAGGGAGTGCTGGTCTGAGGAGGACAGTCAGCCTGTCAGTTGTGGATGAACAGGCCTCAACAGAGCTGCTGCAGCACAGAGGAGGCCTCTCCCCACAGCACAACACTCTGCCtcctcagacagacacagaggaggcCTCTCCCCACAGCACAACACTCTGCCtcctcagacagacacagaggaggcCTCTCCCCACAGCACAACACTCTGCCtcctcagacagacacagaggaggcCTCTCCCCACAGCACAACACTCTACCtcctcagacagacacagaggaggcCTCTCCCCACAGCACAACACTCTACCtcctcagacagacacagaggaggcCTCTCCCCACAGCACAACACTCTACCtcctcagacagacacagaggaggcCTCTCCCCACAGCACAACACTCTGCCtcctcagacagacacagaggtggGTGTATATTGAAAGGAGTTGTTTACTTCAATCTTATGATTCTCTAACTGTTTTCCTTCAAAGAATTCTAGTTTGAGACAGAGTGATCCATTGTGCCGAGTTTTTCCCCAAAATCTCAACCAGCTGATTGTTTGGCAATTTTGTCCTCTTCATGTTTTGTACATGGGACATCTTCAGTAGTCATTTGAAATATTATTCCCACATGTATTGCACAAACATTCAAATCGGATTGTTCCGACATGTTATTATGCCAAAAAATATTACGCAATATGCCGGACGGAAGTCCATTGTCATTTTCAAGCAGTGTATCGTCCATAAATCGTTATGTTCCATGTCTGTTTTTACAGTGGACTGAGGGAAAGTCAGGGAGGTGTAAATGAGCCTTTACCCTTTATCACAGTAAACagttgcaacacacacacacacacagacacagagctaGACAGGATGACAAACACTTAACTACATTGTCTGAATCCCTTTGATGCCTGTGGGTTGTTATTGTTCATATTGTAGTGTGTCATACTGTGAACCAGTCTGTCCTGGTGAGCAGTCAGCCACTGGCATGAGTGGAATGGAGCCAAGCTGGTGCGGTGCTGCATAGGCAGATGGATGATGAGGGTGTTGTGTTGAGCAGTCTGCTGTGTTGTCCGTCACAGTCTTATCAACATGTCACAGTTCtgtgtcagatggtgaagcgagGGCAGTCCCATTGGgtgaacatttttttatttaaagatTTTGTCCGAGATCATTTTGAATCCTTATACAAATTGTTAGACTTCCGCCCCAAGGATTCCTCTTTTGTAATGTTATTATCCAAAGATCATGTAGAGTGTTGACAATGGTTGGTGAAATGAAGTAGGTGATACAGGAACATTACGTCTCAAATGGGGATATTAGTCAGTATACGTGGAGGTCTTTGCTCTCGGTAGGACTCAGACAGGGTGCTGTGTGTTCATCAGGCAGGCAAAAGCCAGTTAAAGGCCACCTCATTAGCTCAGCTCTCTTTGGggaataaatatactgctcaaaaaaataaagggaacacttaaacaacacatcctagatctgaatgaaagaaataatcttattaaatacttttttctttacacagttgaatgtgctgacaacaaaatcacacaaaaataatcaatggaaatccaatttatcaacccatggaggtctggatttggagtcacactcaaaattgaagtggaaaaccacactacaagctgatccaactttgatgtaatgtccttaaaacaagtcaaaatgaggctcagtagtgtgtgtggcctccacgtgcctttctgacctccctacaacgcctgggcatgctcctgatgaagtggcgaatggtctcctgagggacctcctcccagacctggactaaagcatccgccaactcctggacagtctgtggtgcaacgtggcgttggtggatggagcgagacatgatgtcccagatgtgctcaattggattcaggtctggggaacgggcgggccagtccatagcatcaatgccttcctcttgcaggaactgctgacacactccagccacatgaggtctagcattgtcttgcattaggaggaacccagggccaaccgcaccagcatatggtctcacaaggggtctgaggatctcatctcgggacctaatggcagtcaggctacctctggtgagcacatggagggctgtgcggccccccaaagaaatgccaccccacaccatgactgacccaccgccaaaccggtcatgctggaggatgttgcaggcagcagaacgttctccacggcgtctccagactctgtcacgtctgtcacgtgctcagtgtgaacctgctttcatctgtgaagagcacagggcgccagtggcgaagttgccaatcttggtgttctctggcaaatgccaaacgtcctgcacggtgttgggctgtaagcacaacccccacctggggacgtcgggccctcataccaccctcatggagtctgtttctgatcgtttgagcagacacatgcacatttgtggcctgctggaggtcattttgcagggctctggcagtgcttctcctgctcctccttgcacaaaggcggaggtagcagtcctgctgctgggttgttgccctcctacggcctcctccacgtctcctgatgtactggcctgtctcctggtagcgcctccatgctctggacactacgctgacagacgcagcaaaccttcttgccacagctcgcattgatgtgccatcctggatgagctgcactacctgagccacttgtgtgggttgtagattccgtctcatgctaccactagagtgaaagcaccgccagcattcaaaagtgaccaaaacatcagccaggaagcataggaactgag
This window harbors:
- the LOC115204165 gene encoding protein FAM166B-like; its protein translation is MANMEEFPPKFSKVLVTPDPHYIPGYAGYCPQLKYHLGKTYGQLTAKLLSSPEVSRSRRLVLHTGCFPSTETDTGPRDEIWRSHHGERRNLERMIPGYTGFVPKSQNYFSHTYAETCREALSEFDRDQQRARLASAIPLVSNNTISEFKPRRLRTPLTAISKEPAPYKTMDPWKPKGSPYFMADSSPHKYFISGFTGYVPKSRFLIGTGYPITTNKALVQFGKEMRRDPTSLQLPGEESGALPSIPTVYPSHRGLLPSYTGHVPGYKFRYGQTFEKLTHNALGLSGTQSNGGTIHQTITRTRVENSVMNPRTLK